The DNA region AAAGTTAAAAATATTCGTTCGTCCGCTCGCAAAGCGCGTCTCGTTGTTGACGAAGTGAGAGGAAAAAAAGTCGGCGAAGCGTTGGCTTTATTGAAATTTTCTATACACAAACACGTGTCTAGAGATGTCGAGAAACTTATTAAGTCGGCGTTGGCAAATCTTGAATATAAAAATTCAGATATTAATATTGAGCCGAAAGATGTTGTTGTTAAGGCGATTTGGGTTGATGAAGGCGCTACTCTTAAACGTTTCCAGCCGAAAGCGCAGGGGCG from Chitinispirillales bacterium includes:
- the rplV gene encoding 50S ribosomal protein L22 gives rise to the protein MVDKKEEKRIPQAGAKVKNIRSSARKARLVVDEVRGKKVGEALALLKFSIHKHVSRDVEKLIKSALANLEYKNSDINIEPKDVVVKAIWVDEGATLKRFQPKAQGRAGRILKRMCHISVIVASNVENN